One genomic segment of Papaver somniferum cultivar HN1 unplaced genomic scaffold, ASM357369v1 unplaced-scaffold_6, whole genome shotgun sequence includes these proteins:
- the LOC113343501 gene encoding uncharacterized protein LOC113343501 codes for MCDSSLFVYQSGSDTTYLLLYVDDIVLTASNNTLLHRFIDLMKREFAMSDLGPLHHFLGITVTRSSSGLYLSQSLYAQDIIARASMTKCNPVATPVETNSKISATSGPAIKDPTLYRSLAGALQYLTFTRPYISYAV; via the coding sequence ATGTGTGATTCATCTCTCTTTGTTTATCAATCCGGCTCAGATACAACATACTTACtgctatatgtagatgatattgttTTGACTGCCTCTAACAATACTCTCCTACACCGCTTcattgatttgatgaaacgaGAATTCGCCATGTCTGACCTTGGACCGCTACATCATTTTCTGGGTATTACCGTCACTCGATCATCTTCAGGGTTATATTTATCTCAGTCATTATATGCTCAAGACATCATTGCTCGTGCCTCCATGACAAAATGTAACCCAGTCGCTACTCCGGTCGAAACCAACTCCAAAATTAGCGCTACTTCAGGTCCTGCGATTAAGGATCCTACTCTATACAGAAGCCTAGCTGGAGCTTTACAGTATCTCACATTCACCAGGCCATACATCTCATACGCAGTTTAG